A genome region from Nicotiana tabacum cultivar K326 chromosome 13, ASM71507v2, whole genome shotgun sequence includes the following:
- the LOC107779088 gene encoding acid phosphatase 1-like — protein sequence MIVLRVVTFLVLFTLVTGHENLNSHVFPRPLIIEYPENTEPHHHQLEDDVQLQCTSWRFAVETNNLGPWKTIPEECGDYVRQYIEGGAYKMDIDRVSDEAGAYAKTVDLGADGKHVWVFDVDETLLSNLPYYSQHGHGLEVLDSVEFDKWVEKGMAPAIGSSLKLYQDVLSLGFKVFLVTGRGERYRSITVENLMNAGFRD from the exons ATGATAGTTTTGAGAGTTGTCACTTTCTTGGTGCTGTTTACTTTGGTCACTGGACATGAAAATCTCAACTCCCATGTGTTTCCTAGGCCGTTGATTATCGAGTACCCTGAAAATACTGAACCCCATCACCATCAGTTGGAGGATGATGTTCAATTACAGTGTACGAGTTGGAGATTTGCTGTTGAAACTAACAATTTAGGTCCATGGAAGACGATCCCAGAGGAATGTGGTGATTACGTGAGGCAATACATTGAAGGCGGGGCTTATAAGATGGACATTGATAGGGTTTCAGATGAGGCTGGAGCCTATGCTAAAACTGTTGATTTGGGAGCTGATGGAAAACATGTGTGGGTTTTTGATGTGGATGAGACTTTGCTTTCTAATCTTCCCTATTATTCCCAACATGGTCACGG ATTGGAGGTTCTTGATAGTGTGGAATTCGATAAATGGGTTGAGAAGGGAATGGCGCCAGCCATAGGTTCCAGTTTGAAGCTTTATCAAGATGTTctgagtctagggttcaaagTTTTCTTGGTGACGGGACGGGGCGAAAGATACAGAAGTATTACTGTAGAGAATTTGATGAATGCTGGGTTTCGGGATTAG